One window of Medicago truncatula cultivar Jemalong A17 chromosome 2, MtrunA17r5.0-ANR, whole genome shotgun sequence genomic DNA carries:
- the LOC120578315 gene encoding uncharacterized protein: MCFSNEPWSLVRIQFQVQHAVEAIENALHSEVITTPGRTVRWNENNFNSFVLNVDGSCLGTPIRAGFGGIIRNYASLFLKGFSGYITASSDILFAELTAIHRGILLAIDLGIEEMVCYSDSMISIQLLTMHAITYHAYAVLLQDIKDLLSSRNFTVHHCLREGNQCADFLAKLGATSNEEFSTYDTSPSDLLPLIKNDALGVLYPRA, from the coding sequence ATGTGTTTCAGCAATGAACCATGGTCTCTTGTTCGCATCCAGTTCCAAGTTCAACATGCGGTGGAAGCAATTGAAAATGCACTGCATTCTGAAGTAATCACCACGCCTGGTCGCACGGTACGCTGgaatgaaaacaattttaacaGTTTTGTGCTTAATGTTGACGGTAGCTGCTTGGGAACTCCTATTAGAGCGGGTTTTGGTGGAATCATAAGAAATTATGCAAGTTTATTTCTTAAAGGTTTCTCTGGATATATTACAGCAAGTTCTGACATATTGTTTGCCGAGCTTACAGCAATACACCGTGGTATTCTGCTGGCCATTGATTTAGGTATTGAAGAAATGGTTTGTTACTCGGACTCCATGATCTCCATTCAGCTCCTCACTATGCATGCCATCACTTACCATGCCTATGCTGTGTTGCTTCAAGACATCAAAGATCtcttgtcctcaaggaatttCACCGTTCATCATTGCCTAAGAGAAGGAAACCAGTGTGCTGATTTTTTAGCTAAACTCGGTGCCACTTCGAATGAAGAATTTTCAACTTATGATACTTCTCCAAGCGACCTTCTTCCTCTGATCAAGAACGACGCCTTAGGAGTTCTTTATCCTAGAGCTTAG
- the LOC25486588 gene encoding E3 ubiquitin-protein ligase RNF144A has translation MAPGSSSRRRNKAPAEVIDLESFRLSGKRPISAVIDLSDEEDDDIKIINFIPKNTPYGKRKRNKFDKGESSNSSITPFVCEICTDTKTMKDAIYISGCSHAYCSDCVASYIGSKLEDNIVNIRCPFPKCKGSLEAEFCRFILPAEVFDRWGQGLCEAMFDVSEKFYCPFADCSALLINDGIDTVKNSECPNCNRMFCAKCKVPWHEGIECSEFEKLNADERKKEDVMLMRLAKDKKWRRCPKCRIYVAKSEGCNSMLCRFSF, from the coding sequence ATGGCTCCGGGGTCATCAAGCAGGAGAAGAAACAAAGCTCCGGCAGAAGTAATCGACCTCGAATCATTCCGCTTGTCCGGCAAACGACCAATCTCTGCCGTCATCGACCTTtctgatgaagaagatgacgaTATTAAGATCATCAATTTCATTCCAAAAAATACCCCTTATGGAAAGCGTAAAAGAAACAAGTTTGACAAAGGAGAGTCTTCAAATTCAAGTATCACTCCATTCGTTTGCGAAATCTGCACGGACACTAAAACAATGAAGGACGCTATTTACATCAGCGGTTGCTCTCATGCTTATTGCTCGGATTGTGTGGCATCATACATAGGTTCCAAACTTGAAGATAACATCGTTAATATTCGGTGTCCTTTTCCAAAGTGTAAAGGTTCGTTGGAAGCGGAGTTTTGCCGTTTTATTCTGCCTGCCGAGGTTTTTGATCGCTGGGGTCAAGGGTTGTGTGAGGCTATGTTCGATGTTTCAGAAAAGTTCTACTGTCCCTTTGCAGACTGTTCTGCTCTTTTGATCAATGACGGAATCGATACTGTTAAAAACTCAGAATGTCCTAATTGTAATAGGATGTTTTGTGCAAAATGTAAGGTTCCATGGCATGAAGGAATCGAATGCAGCGAGTTTGAGAAGCTGAACGCGGACGAGAGGAAGAAAGAAGATGTTATGTTGATGCGCCTTGCTAAGGATAAGAAGTGGAGGCGATGTCCTAAATGCAGAATTTATGTTGCCAAATCTGAGGGTTGCAACAGCATGTTATGCAGGTTCTCTttctag